In Electrophorus electricus isolate fEleEle1 chromosome 18, fEleEle1.pri, whole genome shotgun sequence, one genomic interval encodes:
- the asip2b gene encoding agouti-signaling protein 2b isoform X1, whose amino-acid sequence MAGRYLLCICFLFLMVLSVVDATEGTDTRRKHENDVAKQSSPVTAAWNQEKPKRIFARTRYLPPLGTHVQGPIPELLGEAHTPVRRCALLNESCLVNTPCCEPCASCHCRLFNTICHCWRLGACHKKT is encoded by the exons ATGGCCGGTAGATACTTGctctgtatttgttttctctttttaatggTTCTGTCTGTAGTGGATGCGACAGAGGGAACAGACACGCGCAGGAAGCATGAAAACGACGTCGCGAAGCAGAGTTCCCCAGTTACAG CAGCATGGAATCAGGAGAAACCGAAGCGGATCTTCGCCAGAACACGCTACCTTCCTCCGCTGGGAACACACGTGCAA GGGCCCATCCCGGAGCTGCTCGGTGAGGCCCATACCCCGGTTCGCCGATGTGCCCTTCTTAACGAGAGCTGCTTGGTAAACACACCTTGTTGCGAGCCATGCGCTTCCTGCCACTGCAGACTCTTTAACACCATCTGCCACTGCTGGAGGCTGGGAGCCTGCCACAAAAAGACATAA
- the asip2b gene encoding agouti-signaling protein 2b isoform X2: MAGRYLLCICFLFLMVLSVVDATEGTDTRRKHENDVAKQSSPVTAWNQEKPKRIFARTRYLPPLGTHVQGPIPELLGEAHTPVRRCALLNESCLVNTPCCEPCASCHCRLFNTICHCWRLGACHKKT; this comes from the exons ATGGCCGGTAGATACTTGctctgtatttgttttctctttttaatggTTCTGTCTGTAGTGGATGCGACAGAGGGAACAGACACGCGCAGGAAGCATGAAAACGACGTCGCGAAGCAGAGTTCCCCAGTTACAG CATGGAATCAGGAGAAACCGAAGCGGATCTTCGCCAGAACACGCTACCTTCCTCCGCTGGGAACACACGTGCAA GGGCCCATCCCGGAGCTGCTCGGTGAGGCCCATACCCCGGTTCGCCGATGTGCCCTTCTTAACGAGAGCTGCTTGGTAAACACACCTTGTTGCGAGCCATGCGCTTCCTGCCACTGCAGACTCTTTAACACCATCTGCCACTGCTGGAGGCTGGGAGCCTGCCACAAAAAGACATAA
- the LOC113570077 gene encoding sorting nexin-16-like: protein MAASFAPFPLLRSTYGNAQHGHRRASSLGNLSGSLDALPRSTWMKRGPCVPYQHQRTEALRVLNSEEDGASGEDWHDRTPMPMLLGYDVMEERAKFTVYKILVRRAPDESWVIFRRYTDFCRLNDKLRELFPKFRLDLPPKRWFKDNYDMDFLEARRLGLQAFLQNMVTLKDIVSSDVVRGFLCLDDPPGPFDSLEESRAYCETLEETNHRLQRELLEKQREIESLKRILEDRELQINKLEQTKNGVASSQGDGGSLRLVCSESCVSARTSTDTDSALMFKAASTDYVRNTGNSFEVLLPKRSYGACWSMPPQEEQECVRFHTSAILEDQV, encoded by the exons ATGGCTGCCTCGTTTGCCCCTTTCCCTTTACTGAGGAGCACATATGGGAATGCCCAACATGGGCACAGGAGGGCCTCCTCCCTGGGCAATCTGTCGGGCAGCCTTGACGCATTGCCCCGAAGCACCTGGATGAAGAGAGGACCTTGTGTGCCTTACCAGCACCAGAGAACAGAGGCTCTGAGAGTGCTGAACAGTGAGGAGGATGGAGCCAGTGGTGAGGACTGGCATGACAGAACGCCCATGCCCATGTTGCTTGGCTATGACGTGATGGAGGAAAGGGCAAAGTTTACG GTTTACAAGATCCTGGTACGGAGAGCACCTGATGAGAGCTGGGTCATTTTTAGACGATACACTGACTTCTGCAGACTAAACGACAAG CTCAGAGAGTTGTTTCCCAAATTCAGACTTGATCTGCCACCGAAGCGTTGGTTCAAAGACAACTATGACATGGACTTCCTGGAGGCAAGACGGCTAGGACTGCAGGCTTTCCTGCAGAACATGGTCACCCTTAAGGACATCGTCAGCAG TGATGTCGTAAGGGGATTCCTGTGCTTGGATGACCCACCTGGTCCATTTGATAGTCTCGAAGAGAGTAGG GCCTACTGTGAGACTCTGGAGGAAACGAATCATCGGCTGCAGAGGGAGCTGCtggaaaagcaaagagaaaTTGAGTCTCTGAAGAGAATCTTGGAGGACCGTGAGCTCCAAATAAACAAGCTGgagcaaacaaaaaa TGGTGTAGCCAGCAGCCAGGGTGATGGAGGCAGTCTCCGACTGGTGTGCAGCGAGAGCTGTGTCAGCGCCAGGACATCGACAGACACCGACTCAGCGCTGATGTTTAAAGCGGCAAGCACGGACTATGTGAggaacacaggaaacag TTTTGAGGTCCTTTTGCCAAAGAGAAGCTATGGTGCTTGCTGGAGCATGCCACCTCAAGAGGAACAAGAGTGTGTCAGGTTCCACACATCAGCAATTCTTGAAGACCAGGTTTAG
- the LOC113570078 gene encoding uncharacterized protein LOC113570078 produces MTMSSPCLLLLRDFCIVFVVSIFIGECHTIHQGHVCKSACSVPWNMQRGQRHTYRYSTSVTTSLKGPSPGSSQLAFDCVVDITVIQGCPDMVLRLRNPQIKQSSLKRDNSMLRQKSIREALEKNPLRFLLQGGKVTGLCPREAEQVWALNIKRAILSMLQTSHSERARETVRETDVYGTCTSSYEQKGPSLVKTRYIQQCLRERVNDFWWQSVPLKEDTTVNASLKCTQLYGTTMMDKVNCTETMTLVPLSGSLDQVQTTTVSTLTLLRTLEGIKVDSGLQDEGYLTDLRFKVETENPARGGARSAQEVSGTVRRLCAHSAEQEQQSELFLSLVLQLRTLTLQQLKDVWQEVSFKCRDDWQPLVEALPACGSETCIHFTTSLILNNEIDQDHSISFLSAITFAPHPTLSMISHIRALLKFPLLRPKTILALSSLVHHICQKEHISCSEIPEVQQFVRILKESLEQGCGGQGAPGITELLHVLKAVGNIGEAVGALIPQLNICIRNHSVPLELRIAAVQAFRRIPCHSERGVLAWAYEHPHEDVEVRISAYQQLMHCPDQEVFKIIRATLRNETSTQVGSFVWSHLFNLQKTEDPLKKDLMESLPHDIISKDFEAEPWKYSSHMDFTMDTGVAVANVEGALVFSHMSLLPRSAMANMTVHILGRSFNLFEVSLRMENAEHFLWSTFEGPDAHDKKSAHNTKSAPRREKRKKRSEERWSDPQGRRDENANCHIPSPPNTKSTGHRERHSDFQCWINVKMFGRDLTFMTCNELIGQMRDVSLSLAGFTVKLLKGQEVKVNYRAIALAEELVLPSLSGVPIKLSINISSSCSLGVKGTANFKDWSQFSLAGYIKPNAFIAISARIGVDGALGRSGLEWVTWVRTSTSMDGGAYVHNGQSLKMVLNMPEDVMDIMSFSSRMYHVSGESREELTVSRTLKEKTTCTPKTWSKMLGCQLCSDVIYPVSLIGRGFPPPGPVLFTLRFQKLDKGLQKYILEAAYAFVPQRNSWLPLETNLLIFFGTPQSTIPRDVSLDFSVSPQRLNLKITHPLKTILIQGQINELNGLCTGRAELRIDDSYYYLKGLKETISLQSEKRTHYELEAKITANGHPVVLSVNVTHGLSRKISVSAKLRNVFIKDASFSVQLGRRQDDGQRQYSMDAVILLPNILSMRTLGMLGHRGPDWSFGLRVRYGVSEDSQNKGECHISQNLRDEVGLDEKHYSMQAEHELVCSHITSINHKIQLRHERSPIHIQSSLDLSYGKHWNQASNKERVLLSQSIRNQSGPSLTSYALEFSLRIPEQRLNYRIQLLHSHQKRRKSESSTHLKVNYNDQIPLVAGLHWKDMSTKASLRKWEGSFNMDTPWLYVHMAPKLTQPQYGTTHFTSEITTRKWITIHNLMMEGLYRERNRDVEWQLHFFTPTVTYLKVGGGGMLGKHSVNASCCISTAWTPALRGEILLGDGKQLKTLDVNTRYGKQTLNISASLNTLDKKLKKKLVVMSMTLSELNSPYLELEIRGRVEEMRKDKYLYQKRWVLHFRQPFRFLPQSLLLQETFTIDLHKGLYILESKTLLHDNRKAIHILTLGSRSHHPHVCSSLIHSFNLEHIPRDSEICISILNNQTVWELQGRIWAAKKERLVVLGQLQLPSEASQQSIVVKFNLTQLLQLNIPSSITLYANMLKNHWKSMESEYSGKGNVAIDDTDYDAYLAVKRSPDGKISNSIYIGSDGKLCAVLDVSLANTIQTGVHAVVFDLSFQQTLLPVLTTDGHINLRANSSSKSFSGMCVLQKREELFRAELSVAVVRDPELQLSLSGDLIISLPGFPLLPHVSSLIGFFNNSKALTKGELTVMVDEAAYGVELTHGHGDAGFGGMNGGEMTWLCALAQGHWLCINISRSSGQDIHNGLQAQVSHSVPWLLSAGFPAVTAAGAHVNRSGSNLFAIAHLHAGAQELKITVQRGGHSTGATNHLLVNCTGGISPGHLSGFCYTEALDQSLRMDIWLNLAESVRVASENSDVSSLSLEIQGHHLSSSVGLMVNINHNISSIQPFVPCVLQAKSQLNHSTSLIKGAAELLTGKSMMCFEGQVSHTKTGFKQTLELYHSLPQLKLVPSTVLVRTVYARQNGSYTLAHHTEWVDSDTTGPAGLQPHKSHVIDESGSQSGAHGWGLEVRLEREALSKRGDVLVDWTLGGEREQMRATGSWRSTDRGVEAVLELEQPFTPMLSHLHLHTQSHSPLYGSSNQVQLCWDHGTPVNVSLTLRKHWYGDSSSGQACIFMSPGQMRSVLPLVDAQGCILVAQEGKASYSQRAELKWSDKSITQSMKYERGAKGMHTVQVEAGVQNVSPRPCPSHTLRAKMHTNLRDIIEHHILLGLCPPQPALSWSGSHRVNSGKVMLHSQTVLSVVGQAPLSAFTLALRNSSSSQRGNYSLLAQWKVGNWSAELSTSVHSSERTTGLQLQAGLDHGELLWLQARRGKRCLQAAAGYVGDSSDDLRTALCLEERHWLTLEVQRGGRSIENEALALISMGIANRSLIFQAKGCEECLLATEARLQQLRTHIRRKLLERVQKVHHLLLDVKRQAGGSGALQELCDGPLRLARRAEHLLLRPAPLPWEHRPLGHVLSHGLPKFLQWLHDMSQLVQQELRKPLTTLAGAYHDVTGERLDTLWHQGLQIWSRELAQLLPEVLHYQHLRAPALTALQTTIAALDLVGQQTVHWAEARFAAMLVGVRRQLALMYKFSRRDEEVRVKIPLPRNPWPKGSGANVVEVLLEEFLLKPLLALNSASLTADLYRLKRRLMDSPFNHQAFLVADEFAVSFDGHLFAVPAFCNLILASDVTKNTFSIMLQSNGPKQRSLVVQLKNTTVKIHPNAQVEANCHGVHTPFTNHDVTIMREMNLLIVSNRKGLLVSCDPYVRVCRITLEGWLHGLSSGLLGTNDNEAGNERPLPDGSQAPSMTEFMLAWQLGSPQTGSSCIRARGGACQTRSMEEPSCALLFSSTSSPLSACFRVVDPEQFLAVCESSVCGSVDVSSSAPCRLSSAYIQLCLRNYVPLEMPIQCV; encoded by the exons ATGACCATGTCTTCACCGTGTCTTCTGTTGTTACGAGATTTCTGCATAGTGTTTGTGGTCAGCATCTTCATTG GTGAATGTCATACAATTCATCAGGGTCATGTGTGCAAGTCTGCTTGCTCTG TGCCATGGAATATGCAGAGAGGGCAAaggcacacatacaggtacagcACAAGTGTCACCACCTCCCTGAAAGGGCCTTCACCAGGAAGCAGTCAACTAGCGTTTGACTGCGTGGTCGACATCACCGTCATTCAAGGATGTCCAGATATGGTTCTAAGG CTTAGGAATCCCCAGATTAAGCAAAGTTCATTAAAAAGGGACAATTCTATGCTACGTCAGAAAAGCATAAG AGAGGCACTGGAGAAGAACCCCCTGCGTTTCCTGCTTCAAGGAGGAAAGGTCACAGGCCTGTGTCCCCGGGAGGCAGAGCAGGTGTGGGCTCTCAACATCAAGAGAGCCATACTGAGCATGCTCCAGACCTCCCACTCTGAACGAGCccgagagacagtgagagag ACTGATGTATATGGTACATGCACGAGCTCCTATGAGCAGAAAGGACCTTCACTGGTGAAGACTCGGTATATACAGCAGTGCCTCAGAGAGCGAGTAAATGATTTTTGGTGGCAGTCAGTACCACTAAAGGAAGACACA ACAGTGAATGCTAGTCTTAAATGCACCCAGCTTTATGGCACAACCATGATGGACAAGGTGAACTGCACAGAGACTATGACACTGGTGCCTCTGTCAGGGTCACTGGACCAGGTGCAGACCACCACGGTCTCCACTCTGACTCTACTGAGAACCCTGGAGGGAATCAAAGTAGATTCAG GGTTACAAGATGAAGGATATTTGACTGACCTAAGGTTTAAAGTGGAAACTGAAAACCCAGCGCGAGGAGGGGCTCGTTCTGCACAGGAGGTTTCAGGGACTGTGAGGAGGCTCTGTGCTCACTCAGCCGAACAGGAACAG CAATCGGAGCTCTTTCTGAGTTTGGTCCTCCAACTGAGAACCCTGACCCTACAGCAGCTGAAGGATGTCTGGCAGGAGGTCTCCTTCAAGTGCCGTGATGACTG gCAGCCCCTGGTAGAAGCTCTTCCTGCCTGTGGATCTGAGACATGCATTCACTTCACAACCAGTCTCATTCTCAACAACGAGATTGATCAGGATCACAGCATCTCCTTCCTCAGTGCCATCACATTTGCTCCCCATCCCACCCTGTCCATGATCAGTCATATTCGC GCTCTTTTGAAATTCCCTCTACTTCGTCCAAAGACTATATTGGCTTTATCCTCACTGGTCCACCACATTTGTCAAAAAGAACACATTTCATGTAGCGAAATTCCTGAAGTCCAACAGTTTGTACGCATTCTAAAGGAGAGCCTTGAACAAGGCTGTGGTGGGCAGGGAGCCCCTGGAATCACAGAG TTGCTGCATGTTCTGAAAGCAGTGGGAAACATTGGTGAGGCTGTTGGAGCACTCATACCTCAGTTGAACATCTGTATCCGCAACCACTCAGTGCCACTAGAACTTAGAATAGCTGCTGTACAAGCCTTCAGACGCATCCCCTGCCACAGTGAA AGAGGAGTCCTTGCTTGGGCATATGAGCACCCACATGAAGATGTAGAGGTCAGGATTTCTGCTTATCAGCAGCTCATGCACTGTCCTGACCAGGAGGTGTTCAAAATCATAAGGGCCACCTTAAGAAATGAGACATCCACTCAAG TTGGGTCTTTTGTCTGGAGCCATCTCTTCAATCTTCAGAAAACAGAAGACCCCCTGAAGAAAGATTTAATGGAGTCACTGCCACATGACATTATCAGTAAAGACTTTGAAGCTGAACCATGGAAGTATTCTTCACATATGGATTTTACAATGGACACAG GAGTGGCTGTCGCCAATGTTGAAGGAGCCTTGGTTTTCTCCCACATGTCCTTATTGCCTCGTTCTGCTATGGCTAACATGACAGTTCACATCTTGGGCAGATCATTTAACCTTTTTGAG GTCTCTCTTAGGATGGAAAATGCAGAACATTTTCTCTGGAGCACATTTGAAGGTCCTGACGCGCATGATAAAAAGTCTGCTCATAACACAAAATCAGCACCACGtagggaaaaaaggaagaagagaagtGAGGAGAGGTGGTCGGACCCACAAGGAAGACGGGATGAGAATGCAAACTGTCACATCCCGAGTCCCCCGAACACTAAG TCCACAGGACATAGGGAGAGGCACAGTGATTTCCAGTGTTGGATTAATGTGAAGATGTTTGGCAGAGATCTTACCTTCATGACCTGCAATGAACTCATTGGCCAAATGCGAGACGTATCACTTAGCTTAGCAGGTTTCACTGTAAAGCTGTTAAAG GGTCAGGAGGTTAAAGTAAATTACAGGGCAATTGCACTTGCAGAAGAATTGGTTTTACCATCACTTTCTGGGGTACCCATCAAGCTGAGCATCAacatttcctcttcctgctctcttGGAGTGAAGGGTACTGCTAACTTTAAAGACTGGTCTCAGTTCTCACTGGCTGGCTATATAAAACCAAA TGCATTTATTGCCATCTCAGCCAGAATTGGCGTGGATGGAGCACTTGGTCGATCTGGGCTGGAGTGGGTCACCTGGGTCAGAACTTCCACCAGCATGGATGGAGGTGCATATGTGCACAATGGTCAAAGTCTAAAAATGGTCCTCAACATGCCAGAAGATGTCATGGATATTATGTCCTTTAG CTCTAGAATGTATCATgtgagtggagagagtagagaggAGCTCACTGTCTCGAGGACCCTCAAAGAGAAGACAACCTGTACTCCCAAAACAT GGTCCAAGATGCTTGGATGTCAGCTGTGCTCTGATGTCATCTATCCCGTGTCACTGATAGGAAGAGGTTTTCCGCCTCCTGGCCCTGTGCTGTTTACTCTGAGATTTCAAAAACTGGACAAAGGCCTTCAAAAGTACATATTAGAGGCAGCTTATGCTTTTGTTCCGCAA AGGAACTCATGGCTGCCACTGGAAACTAATCTTCTTATTTTTTTTGGCACACCACAATCCACTATCCCACGAGATGTATCTTTGGACTTCAGTGTCAGTCCTCAGAGACTGAATCTGAAAATTACGCACCCTCTAAAAACTATCCTCATCCAAG ggCAGATCAATGAACTGAATGGTCTGTGTACAGGAAGAGCTGAGTTACGTATAGATGACAGCTACTATTACCTCAAG GGATTGAAGGAGACAATCAGTCTTCAATCAGAAAAGCGAACACACTACGAACTGGAGGCCAAAATCACAGCAAACGGGCATCCAGTTGTATTATCTGTCAATGTCACACATGGACTAAGCAGAAAGATCAGTGTATCTGCTAAGCTACGGAATGTCTTCATTAAAGATGCTTCCTTTTCAG TGCAGCTGGGCCGGAGACAGGATGATGGCCAGAGGCAGTACTCCATGGATGCAGTGATCCTGTTGCCTAACATACTTTCCATGAGGACCCTTGGAATGCTTGGGCACAGAGGACCAGACTGGAGCTTTGGCTTGAGGGTCAGATATGGTGTGTCAG AGGACTCACAAAATAAGGGAGAGTGTCACATATCTCAGAACCTAAGAGACGAGGTCGGGCTAGATGAGAAACATTACAGCATGCAAGCAGAGCATGAGCTTGTGTGCTCCCACATCACCTCCATAAACCACAAG ATACAGCTCAGACATGAAAGGAGTCCAATTCATATCCAGTCTTCACTTGATCTGAGCTATGGCAAACACTGGAACCAGGCTAGCAACAAAGAAAGAGTCCTTCTGAGTCAATCAATAAGGAACCAGTCTGGACCAAGTCTCACCAGTTATGCTCTTGAG TTCAGCCTACGAATACCAGAACAAAGATTGAACTATAGGATTCAGCTCTTACATTCCCACCAGAAAAGAAGGAAATCAGAGAGCAGCACCCACCTTAAGGTCAATTATAATGACCAGATTCCCTTGGTGGCTGGGCTTCATTGGAAAGACATGTCTACAAAAGCCTCATTACGGAAATGGGAAG GATCCTTCAACATGGATACACCTTGGCTGTATGTCCACATGGCACCTAAACTAACGCAACCCCAATAtggcacaactcactttacttCTGAGATTACCACTCGCAAGTGGATAACCATTCACAACTTAATGATGGAGGGtctctacagagagagaaacagagatgtGGAGTGGCAGTTACACTTTTTCACACCTACTGTTACCTATCTTAAG GTTGGTGGCGGGGGCATGCTGGGGAAACACAGTGTTAATGCTTCTTGCTGCATTAGCACAGCCTGGACGCCAGCCTTGAGAGGGGAGATTTTGCTGGGTGATGGAAAACAGCTGAAGACCCTGGATGTGAATACAAGATATGGCAAGCAGACCCTAAACATCTCTGCAAGTCTCAACACTCTGGACAAG AAATTAAAGAAGAAACTGGTAGTTATGAGTATGACTCTCTCAGAACTAAACAGTCCATATCTAGAACTGGAGATAAGGGGCAGAGTGGAAGAAATGAGGAAGGACAAGTATTTGTATCAAAAAAGATGGGTGCTACACTTCAG GCAGCCATTTAGGTTCCTCCCCCAAAGCCTGCTCCTCCAGGAAACCTTCACTATTGATCTGCATAAAGGACTCTACATTCTTGAGTCCAAAACACTGCTTCATGACAACAGAAAAGCCATTCACATACTGACCCTGGGATCTCGATCCCATCATCCACAT GTGTGTTCCTCCCTGATTCATTCCTTTAACTTGGAGCATATCCCACGAGATTCAGAGATTTGCATCagtatactgaacaaccag ACTGTATGGGAGCTGCAAGGGAGGATATGGGCTGCTAAGAAGGAGAGGCTGGTAGTTCTCGGTCAGCTCCAACTTCCTAGTGAAGCTTCTCAGCAAAGCATTGTGGTCAAATTCAACCTCACTCAGCTACTGCAG CTAAACATTCCTTCCTCCATAACCCTATATGCCAATATGTTGAAAAATCACTGGAAAAGTATGGAATCAGAATACTCTGGAAAGGGAAACGTGGCCATCGATGATACGGACTATGAT GCTTATTTAGCAGTCAAGAGGTCTCCTGATGGAAAAATCAGCAATTCCATATATATAGGGTCTGATGGCAAGTTGTGTGCTGTGCTAGATGTCTCTCTAGCTAACACGATACAAACAGGTGTTCATGCAGTCGTCTTCGACCTAAGCTTTCAGCAGACTCTACTTCCAGTGCTAACAACAGATGGCCACATTAATCTCAGAGCAAATTCTTCCTCAAAAAG TTTCTCGGGCATGTGTGTActgcagaagagagaggagtTGTTCCGAGCTGAGCTGAGCGTTGCAGTCGTGCGTGACCCTGAGctccagctgtctctctctggggaCCTGATCATCTCACTGCCTGGTTTCCCCCTGCTGCCACATGTCTCCAGCCTAATTGGTTTTTTCAATAACTCGAAGGCTCTCACTAAGG GGGAGCTGACAGTAATGGTGGATGAGGCTGCGTATGGAGTGGAGCTGACACATGGGCATGGAGACGCCGGGTTTGGGGGGATGAATGGTGGGGAAATGACCTGGCTTTGTGCACTGGCTCAGGGGCACTGGCTGTGCATCAACATCAGCAGAAGCTCTGGACAGGACATACACAACGGCCTCCAAGCCCAGGTCTCCCACTCCGTCCCCTGGCtactatctgcag GGTTCCCTGCTGTCACCGCCGCGGGGGCGCATGTGAACCGGAGCGGGAGCAACCTCTTCGCAATAGCACACCTCCACGCTGGGGCCCAGGAGCTGAAGATCACAGTGCAGAGAGGAGGGCATTCCACAGGAGCTACAAATCACCTCCTG GTGAACTGCACAGGGGGAATCAGCCCTGGCCACCTCTCAGGTTTCTGCTACACAGAGGCACTGGACCAGTCACTGCGG ATGGATATATGGCTCAATCTGGCAGAATCCGTTCGTGTTGCATCAGAGAACTCAGATGTGTCATCGTTGTCACTTGAGATCCAGGGACATCATCTTTCTTCCAG CGTTGGGCTAATGGTGAACATTAACCACAACATCTCTTCCATACAACCATTTGTGCCATGTGTGCTTCAAGCTAAATCACAG CTGAACCACTCAACCTCGTTGATTAAGGGGGCAGCAGAGCTACTGACAGGCAAGAGCATGATGTGTTTTGAAGGACAGGTGTCCCACACAAAGACGGGGTTCAAACAGACATTAGAGCTTTATCATTCTTTGCCACAG TTGAAGTTGGTTCCCAGCACTGTTCTAGTAAGGACGGTGTATGCAAGACAGAATGGATCATATACTCTAGCACACCACACAGAGTGGGTGGATTCTGACACAACTGGACCTGCAGGCTTACAACCCCACAAATCACATGTTATAG ACGAGTCTGGCTCCCAGTCTGGGGCCCATGGGTGGGGGCTGGAGGTGAGGCttgagagagaagcactgagcAAGCGTGGAGATGTGCTTGTTGACTGGACTCTGGGTGGAGAACGAGAACAG ATGAGAGCTACAGGATCCTGGAGGTCTACAGACAGAGGGGTCGAGGCTGTGCTGGAGCTTGAGCAGCCCTTCACGCCCATGCTATCCCACTTGCACCTGCACACGCAATCACACAGCCCGTTATATGGCAGCAGCAATCAG GTCCAGCTCTGCTGGGACCATGGGACACCTGTGAATGTATCTTTGACACTGAGAAAGCACTGGTATGGTGACTCCAGCAGTGGGCAGGCCTGTATCTTCATGTCACCTGGACAG ATGCGATCAgttctccctctagtggacgCTCAAGGCTGCATCTTGGTAGCACAGGAAGGGAAAGCCTCCTACTCGCAAAGAGCTGAGCTGAAGTGGAGTGACAAGAGCATCACACAGAGCATGAAGTATGAG AGAGGGGCCAAAGGAATGCACACTGTCCAGGTGGAGGCAGGGGTCCAGAATGTGTCTCCCAGACCCTGCCCTTCTCACACTCTTCGGGCTAAGATGCACACGAACCTCAGAGACATCATAGAGCACCATATCCTCTTGGGGCTCTGTCCTCCACAGCCA GCTCTGTCTTGGTCTGGCTCTCACCGTGTGAACTCAGGCAAAGTCATGCTGCACAGCCAGACCGTCCTGTCAGTGGTGGGCCAGGCCCCACTCAGCGCCTTCACACTGGCCCTCAGGAATTCTAGCAGCAGCCAGCGCGGGAACTACTCCCTGCTTGCTCAg TGGAAGGTGGGGAACTGGAGTGCTGAGCTCAGTACCAGTGTACACTCCTCAGAAAGGACCACAGGCCTGCAGCTTCAGGCCGGACTGGACCACGGCGAGCTCCTCTGGCTGCAGGCTAGACGGGGAAAGCGTTGTTTACAAGCTGCTGCAGGATATGTTGGTG ACTCGTCTGATGACCTCAGAACAGCTCTCTGCTTGGAGGAACGTCACTGGCTCACCCTGGAGGTCCAAAGGGGAGGACGCAGCATTGAGAATGAGGCTCTTGCCCTCATCTCCATGGGAATAGCCAATCGCAGCCTTATCTTTCAAGCCAAGGGGTGCGAAGAGTGCTTATTAGCGACAGAG GCCCGCCTTCAGCAGCTGCGGACCCACATAAGGAGGAAATTACTGGAGAGAGTTCAGAAAGTACACCATCTTCTGCTGGACGTCAAGAGACAG GCTGGAGGTAGCGGAGCCTTGCAGGAGCTATGCGACGGGCCCCTGAGACTCGCCCGCAGGGCTGAGCACCTGCTACTGCGGCCAGCACCTCTTCCCTGGGAGCACAGGCCCCTCGGCCATGTGCTCTCGCATGGCCTGCCCAAGTTTCTCCAGTGGCTGCACGACATGAGCCAGTTGGTCCAACAGGAGCTCAGGA AGCCACTGACCACACTGGCTGGAGCTTACCATGATGTAACTGGAGAACGTCTGGACACCCTATGGCACCAGGGACTACAGATTTGGAGCAGAGAGCTGGCCCAGCTGCTACCTGAAGTTCTGCATTATCAACACCTGAGAGCGCCAGCGCTAACTGCTCTCCAGACCACGATTGCTGCACTGGACTTG GTTGGCCAGCAGACAGTTCACTGGGCTGAGGCCAGGTTTGCAGCAATGTTAGTGGGAGTCAGGAGGCAGTTAGCACTTATGTACAAGTTCTCCAGAAG GGATGAGGAAGTAAGGGTGAAGATTCCCCTGCCGCGGAACCCATGGCCGAAGGGGTCGGGGGCAAATGTGGTGGAGGTGCTGCTGGAGGAGTTTCTCCTGAAGCCTCTCTTGGCCTTGAACTCTGCAAGCCTCACGGCTGACCTCTACAGGCTCAAGAGGAGACTGATGGATAGCCCCTTTAATC ATCAAGCATTTCTGGTGGCAGATGAATTTGCGGTGTCCTTTGATGGACATCTGTTTGCAGTACCAGCATTTTGCAATCTTATTTTAGCATCTGATGTCACCAAGAACACCTTCAGCATAATGCTACAATCGAATGGGCCAAAACAGCGCTCCTTAGTGGTGCAGCTAAAAAACACCACTGTTAAGATCCATCCTAACGCACAA GTGGAGGCCAATTGTCATGGTGTGCACACACCCTTCACCAACCATGACGTCACTATAATGAGGGAGATGAATCTCCTTATAGTGTCCAATAGAAAGGGATTATTGGTGTCATGTGACCCCTATGTGCGCGTGTGCCGTATAACTCTAGAGGGCTGGCTGCATG GGCTGTCCAGTGGACTGCTGGGCACCAATGACAATGAAGCAGGTAACGAGCGACCTTTGCCAGATGGCTCCCAGGCGCCCAGCATGACCGAGTTCATGCTTGCCTGGCAGCTAGGAAGCCCACAG ACGGGTTCCAGCTGCATCCGTGCCAGGGGCGGGGCTTGCCAGACGCGTAGCATGGAGGAGCCATCCTGTGcgctcctcttctcctccaccagTTCTCCCCTCAGTGCCTGCTTCAGAGTG GTGGACCCAGAGCAGTTCCTagcagtgtgtgaaagcagCGTCTGTGGCAGTGTAGATGTTTCCAGCAGTGCTCCATGCAGGCTTTCTTCAGCGTACATTCAGTTGTGCCTGAGGAACTATGTTCCCCTGGAGATGCCTATACAGTGTG TGTAA